In Pseudoduganella albidiflava, a single window of DNA contains:
- a CDS encoding TonB-dependent receptor plug domain-containing protein, with protein MKQNTFRRTVLASAALLLAAHASAQTAADAQPSGTAAVQQAEQPTEQATVVVLGSRSAARTALDTAAPVGLINVKDMQTAGPLELGKLLQSLDPSFNFSSTFISDGTDIIRPATLRSLGPDQLLVLVNGKRRHQQALVNVQQTVGRGSAGTDINAIPLSAIHHIEVLRDGAAAQYGSDAIAGVINIVLKSNVNETQVSGQVGTTSEGDGDMISGSVNRGWALGSDGGYINVSVEGRRRNETNRAGLDTARTDPPRVTQRIGDSDAKDAYLWANAALPAGRGGEFYAFGGASKRKGDSSGFFRSAGDDRTVTAVYPEGYLPNIRTTVKDASLAVGYRLDLPNEWKADVSVNHGRSELAFHEKNTINVSYWYEPRPNGGGIYGESPLEADTGKLKFNQTTFNADLKGPVAKGVFFATGFEWRRDGYEIVAGDPVSYQYGRTNNPAIQILTPAGTVAASGTQGFPGYTPSTEVDEGRHNIALYGDVEWRALDTLMLTGAVRYEKYSDFGSTTTGKVTARWDPSKQVGVRGSFSSGFRAPGVQQAFYSSVSTNLNAAGVLTETLTARQDSPVTRALGIAPLKEETSRNASMGIVLRPLPNFSLTTDVYQIKIKDRIVFSSTISPEAGGGPIANVLVPLKVGQAQFFTNAVDTKTRGIDIVAEHTSRWPGSTLVLSGQLGFNKTEVTGRHSTSSILTGEQLFDASQVTLIEHGQPRKHHVLSADYTMGKWNGNVRANYYGEVQGQGFTPGFIQTWEGKWIADMTLRYNFTKKLGLQLGVNNVFDTYPTEWDKTRAAPFPQLGFTHCWETCPFGINGRSMYVRADYAF; from the coding sequence ATGAAGCAGAACACTTTCCGCCGTACCGTGCTCGCCAGCGCCGCCCTGTTGCTGGCCGCGCACGCTTCCGCGCAGACCGCCGCCGATGCCCAGCCATCCGGCACCGCAGCGGTGCAACAAGCCGAACAGCCGACCGAACAGGCAACCGTGGTCGTGCTGGGTTCGCGTTCCGCCGCCCGCACCGCGCTCGACACCGCCGCGCCGGTGGGCCTGATCAACGTGAAGGACATGCAGACCGCCGGCCCGCTGGAACTGGGCAAGCTGCTGCAATCGCTCGACCCGTCGTTCAACTTCTCGTCCACCTTCATCAGCGACGGCACCGACATCATCCGCCCCGCCACGCTCCGCTCGCTGGGCCCGGACCAGCTGCTGGTGCTGGTGAACGGCAAGCGCCGCCACCAGCAGGCGCTGGTCAACGTGCAACAGACCGTGGGCCGCGGCTCGGCCGGTACCGACATCAATGCGATCCCGCTGTCGGCCATCCACCACATCGAAGTGCTGCGCGACGGCGCCGCCGCGCAATACGGTTCCGACGCGATCGCCGGCGTGATCAACATCGTGCTGAAGTCGAACGTGAACGAAACCCAGGTGTCCGGCCAGGTGGGCACCACGTCCGAAGGCGACGGCGACATGATTTCCGGCAGCGTGAACCGCGGCTGGGCGCTGGGCAGCGATGGCGGCTACATCAACGTTTCCGTGGAAGGCCGCCGCCGCAACGAAACCAACCGCGCCGGCCTCGATACCGCGCGCACCGATCCGCCCCGCGTCACGCAGCGCATCGGCGACAGCGACGCGAAGGACGCTTACCTGTGGGCCAACGCGGCCCTGCCGGCCGGCCGCGGCGGCGAGTTCTATGCATTCGGCGGCGCCTCGAAACGCAAGGGCGATTCGTCCGGCTTCTTCCGCTCGGCGGGCGACGACCGCACTGTCACGGCCGTGTACCCGGAAGGCTACCTGCCGAACATCCGCACCACCGTCAAGGATGCCTCGCTGGCCGTCGGCTACCGGCTCGACCTGCCCAATGAATGGAAGGCCGACGTCTCCGTCAACCATGGCCGCAGCGAACTGGCGTTCCATGAAAAGAACACGATCAATGTCAGCTACTGGTACGAGCCGCGCCCCAACGGCGGCGGCATCTATGGCGAATCGCCGCTGGAAGCCGATACCGGCAAGCTGAAGTTCAACCAGACCACGTTCAACGCCGACCTGAAAGGCCCGGTCGCCAAGGGCGTGTTCTTCGCCACCGGCTTCGAATGGCGGCGCGACGGCTACGAGATCGTGGCCGGCGATCCGGTGTCGTACCAGTATGGCCGCACCAACAACCCGGCGATCCAGATCCTCACGCCGGCCGGCACGGTGGCCGCATCGGGCACCCAGGGCTTCCCGGGCTACACGCCGTCGACCGAGGTGGACGAAGGCCGCCACAACATCGCGCTGTATGGCGACGTGGAATGGCGCGCGCTCGACACGCTGATGCTGACGGGCGCGGTGCGCTACGAGAAATACTCGGACTTCGGCAGCACTACCACCGGCAAGGTCACCGCGCGCTGGGATCCGTCGAAACAGGTGGGCGTGCGCGGCAGCTTCTCGTCCGGCTTCCGCGCCCCGGGCGTGCAGCAAGCGTTCTACAGCTCCGTGTCGACCAACCTGAACGCCGCCGGCGTGCTGACCGAGACGCTGACCGCGCGCCAGGACAGCCCAGTCACGCGGGCACTGGGGATCGCGCCGCTGAAGGAGGAAACCTCGCGCAACGCCAGCATGGGCATCGTGCTGCGTCCGCTGCCGAACTTCTCGCTGACGACCGACGTGTACCAGATCAAGATCAAGGACCGCATCGTGTTCTCCAGCACGATCTCGCCGGAAGCGGGCGGCGGCCCGATCGCCAACGTGCTGGTGCCGCTGAAGGTGGGCCAGGCGCAGTTCTTCACCAATGCCGTCGACACCAAGACGCGCGGCATCGACATCGTGGCCGAACATACGTCGCGCTGGCCGGGCTCCACGCTGGTGCTGTCCGGCCAGCTGGGCTTCAACAAGACCGAAGTCACCGGCCGCCACTCCACCTCGTCGATCCTGACCGGCGAACAGCTGTTCGACGCATCGCAGGTCACGCTGATCGAGCATGGCCAGCCGCGCAAGCACCACGTGCTGTCGGCCGACTACACGATGGGCAAGTGGAACGGCAACGTGCGCGCCAACTACTACGGCGAGGTGCAGGGCCAGGGCTTCACGCCGGGCTTCATCCAGACCTGGGAAGGCAAGTGGATCGCCGACATGACGCTGCGCTACAACTTCACGAAGAAGCTCGGCCTGCAACTGGGCGTGAACAACGTGTTCGACACCTACCCGACCGAGTGGGACAAGACGCGCGCTGCACCGTTCCCGCAACTGGGCTTCACGCACTGCTGGGAAACCTGCCCGTTCGGCATCAACGGCCGCAGCATGTACGTGCGCGCCGACTACGCGTTCTGA
- the pdxR gene encoding MocR-like pyridoxine biosynthesis transcription factor PdxR — protein MDYALLLSNFARDHGHRSWPRQRLLHECLRHAIRAGTLAAGTRLVATRALAAELGVARNTVLYAYEQLASEGFVVPDRRGTVVARFVPEPAADAATQRRGRLPAAQAGLSRRALNLRPLSNGASDAQAFVPGVPDLQAFPLALWRRLLDRAWRGLDPAQLNYGDPAGAWPLRTAIADYLRASRGVVCEAGQVFITDGSQSTLDLCARACADEGDTVWHENPGYGGALAAFRHAGLAVEGIAVDEEGMAPSAQDWQARRPRLVYTTPSHQYPVGTVLSLARRLALIDGARRSGALIIEDDYDSEFRHDGPPLAAMQGLAPDAPVLYCGTFSKTMFPGLRIGYLVVPPGLAPQLALLRAQSSAAGRVAEQLALAEFVTSGQFLLHLRRMRRLYRERRDALVAALEKHLGRIATVHGASAGMHLSLRLPDWLPDEAIRARAREEGIVVNALSAHAVQEAAAGQVPWNGLMLGYAQVPAEAMEGLVKRLAAVIHLAAYEAERFRPAQGRPEVRPKLHRDARQNA, from the coding sequence ATGGATTACGCACTGCTGTTGTCGAACTTCGCGCGCGACCATGGGCACCGCAGCTGGCCGCGCCAGCGGCTGCTGCATGAATGCCTGCGCCATGCGATCCGTGCCGGCACGCTGGCGGCCGGCACGCGGCTGGTGGCCACGCGTGCCCTGGCGGCCGAGCTGGGCGTGGCCCGCAACACTGTGCTGTACGCCTATGAACAGCTGGCCAGCGAAGGTTTCGTGGTGCCGGACCGCCGCGGCACCGTGGTGGCCCGCTTCGTGCCCGAACCGGCAGCCGATGCGGCAACGCAGCGGCGTGGCCGGCTGCCGGCGGCGCAGGCCGGCCTGTCGCGCCGCGCCCTGAACCTGCGCCCGCTGTCGAATGGCGCCAGCGACGCCCAGGCCTTCGTGCCGGGCGTGCCGGACCTGCAGGCGTTTCCGCTGGCGCTGTGGCGCCGGCTGCTCGACCGGGCCTGGCGCGGACTCGATCCGGCGCAGCTGAACTACGGCGACCCGGCCGGCGCCTGGCCGTTGCGGACCGCGATCGCGGATTACCTGCGGGCGTCGCGGGGCGTGGTGTGCGAAGCCGGGCAGGTATTCATCACCGATGGCAGCCAGAGCACGCTGGACCTGTGCGCCCGTGCCTGCGCCGACGAAGGCGACACGGTATGGCATGAAAACCCCGGCTACGGCGGCGCGCTGGCGGCATTCCGCCACGCCGGCCTGGCGGTGGAAGGCATCGCGGTGGACGAGGAGGGCATGGCGCCTTCGGCGCAGGACTGGCAGGCGCGCCGGCCAAGGCTGGTCTACACCACGCCGTCGCACCAGTACCCGGTAGGCACCGTGCTGTCGCTGGCCCGGCGGCTGGCGCTGATCGACGGCGCCCGCCGGAGCGGCGCGCTGATCATCGAGGACGACTACGACAGCGAGTTCCGCCACGACGGCCCGCCGCTGGCGGCAATGCAGGGGCTGGCGCCGGATGCGCCGGTGCTGTACTGCGGCACGTTCAGCAAGACCATGTTCCCCGGCCTGCGCATCGGCTACCTGGTGGTGCCGCCCGGCCTGGCGCCGCAACTGGCGCTGCTGCGCGCCCAGTCATCGGCGGCGGGGCGGGTGGCCGAGCAGCTGGCGCTGGCGGAATTCGTCACCAGCGGGCAGTTCCTGCTGCATTTGCGGCGCATGCGGCGGCTGTACCGCGAACGGCGCGATGCGCTGGTCGCCGCCCTGGAAAAACACCTGGGCCGCATCGCCACCGTGCATGGCGCCTCGGCCGGCATGCACCTGTCGCTGCGCTTGCCGGACTGGCTGCCGGATGAAGCGATCCGCGCCAGGGCTCGCGAGGAGGGCATCGTCGTGAATGCGCTGTCGGCCCACGCGGTGCAGGAAGCCGCGGCTGGCCAGGTCCCCTGGAATGGACTGATGCTGGGCTATGCCCAGGTACCCGCGGAAGCGATGGAAGGATTGGTGAAGCGGCTGGCGGCCGTGATCCACCTGGCCGCCTATGAGGCGGAGCGCTTCCGGCCGGCGCAGGGCCGGCCGGAAGTGCGCCCGAAATTACACCGGGACGCGCGTCAGAACGCGTAG
- a CDS encoding pyridoxamine 5'-phosphate oxidase family protein, translated as MNTSPSAAESAAEPAAQPTAPSAPSARTQVKRSANRASHDPAVLHAIIDAAWICHVAFRDDHGVHCIPTACWRIGEHLYIHGSNGSRMVKRLLDDECCVTITHVDGLVMARSAFNHSMNYRSAVIYGRFEKVEESGEVDKRDALEAFMEHLAPGRQAEIRPGNDNEYAATTVLRIALAEAACKVRSGPPEDDPEDMDVRAWAGVLPLREVRGAPVPDAACTIAAPYYVRHWQE; from the coding sequence ATGAATACTTCCCCTTCCGCCGCCGAATCTGCAGCAGAACCTGCAGCCCAACCCACTGCCCCGTCGGCCCCGTCGGCCCGCACGCAGGTCAAGCGTTCCGCCAACCGCGCCAGCCACGATCCGGCGGTGCTGCATGCGATCATCGACGCCGCCTGGATCTGCCACGTGGCGTTCCGCGACGACCATGGCGTTCACTGCATCCCCACGGCATGCTGGCGCATCGGCGAGCACCTGTACATCCACGGCTCGAATGGCAGCCGCATGGTGAAACGCCTGCTGGACGACGAATGCTGCGTGACGATCACGCATGTCGATGGCCTCGTGATGGCGCGCTCCGCGTTCAACCACTCGATGAACTACCGCAGCGCCGTGATCTACGGCCGCTTCGAGAAGGTCGAGGAAAGCGGCGAAGTGGACAAGCGCGATGCGCTGGAGGCATTCATGGAACACCTGGCGCCTGGCCGGCAGGCCGAGATCCGGCCCGGCAACGACAACGAATACGCCGCCACCACGGTGCTGCGCATCGCGCTGGCCGAGGCGGCATGCAAGGTTCGCAGCGGACCGCCGGAAGACGACCCGGAAGACATGGACGTGCGCGCCTGGGCCGGCGTGCTGCCGCTGCGCGAGGTACGCGGCGCACCGGTGCCCGATGCCGCCTGCACCATCGCGGCGCCCTATTACGTGCGGCACTGGCAGGAGTAG
- a CDS encoding class I SAM-dependent methyltransferase has translation MKRILAAAILAATCSTPALADDALKAAINGSQRSPDNVKRDTYRHPYETLTFFGIRPDMTVVELSPGGGWYTEILAPYLRERGKLVAAGATPDSKAPNVARAGERFKQKLDANPAAFGKVQLGAFEPGNGVFSYAPKGSADMVLTFRNVHNWTNEGDARLKEVFKSVHDALKPGGVFGVVDHRLPASKPQDATASSGYVHEAYVIRLAEAAGFKLMAKSDVNANPKDTADHKGGVWALPPTYGNKDAEREKYAAIGESDRMTLKFVKQ, from the coding sequence ATGAAACGAATCCTCGCCGCCGCCATCCTGGCAGCGACCTGCAGCACGCCGGCGCTGGCCGACGATGCGCTGAAGGCTGCCATCAACGGCAGCCAGCGCAGCCCGGACAACGTGAAACGGGATACCTACCGCCACCCCTACGAGACGCTGACGTTCTTCGGCATCCGGCCGGACATGACGGTGGTGGAACTGTCGCCCGGTGGCGGCTGGTACACGGAAATCCTGGCGCCCTACCTGCGCGAGCGGGGCAAGCTGGTCGCTGCCGGCGCGACGCCGGATTCGAAGGCGCCCAACGTGGCGCGCGCCGGCGAGCGCTTCAAGCAAAAGCTCGACGCCAATCCGGCCGCCTTCGGCAAGGTGCAGCTGGGCGCGTTCGAACCGGGCAACGGCGTATTCAGCTACGCGCCGAAAGGCAGCGCCGACATGGTGCTCACCTTCCGCAATGTGCATAACTGGACGAACGAAGGCGACGCGCGGCTGAAGGAAGTGTTCAAGAGCGTTCACGACGCACTGAAGCCGGGCGGCGTGTTCGGTGTCGTCGACCACCGCCTGCCGGCATCGAAGCCGCAGGATGCGACGGCGTCGAGCGGCTACGTGCACGAAGCGTACGTTATCCGGCTCGCCGAGGCGGCCGGCTTCAAGCTGATGGCGAAATCCGATGTGAACGCGAACCCGAAGGATACGGCCGACCACAAGGGCGGCGTGTGGGCATTGCCGCCCACGTACGGGAACAAGGATGCGGAACGCGAGAAATATGCGGCGATCGGCGAAAGCGACCGGATGACACTGAAGTTCGTGAAGCAATGA
- a CDS encoding PEP-CTERM sorting domain-containing protein — translation MRKALAGLMLAATALTSHASGYFTEDAIPFDTLIGSNAQHQDFSGPYVRDGYSWSWGDVTFTCNAVQWCNNESFEFGGYSDRFNFVEGNFVYYAPPDSATFTFADPIIAFGVDVYGIGGGLYSPGGSLQPTPMIVTFDDGSHVFFENHVHNYNISVPVFAGILFDKPVTSITVSGEWENNGMFFTNVRYVAAPVPEPSTYAMLFGGLVVVSAFARRRSKAAG, via the coding sequence ATGCGCAAAGCACTAGCCGGGCTGATGCTCGCGGCGACCGCACTCACCTCGCACGCCAGCGGTTACTTTACCGAAGATGCCATTCCGTTCGATACGCTCATCGGCAGCAATGCCCAGCACCAGGACTTTTCCGGGCCCTATGTGCGCGACGGTTATTCCTGGAGCTGGGGCGACGTGACCTTCACGTGCAACGCGGTCCAGTGGTGCAATAACGAAAGCTTCGAATTCGGCGGCTACAGCGACCGCTTCAATTTTGTTGAAGGCAACTTCGTTTACTATGCGCCACCAGATAGCGCTACCTTCACTTTCGCCGATCCCATCATCGCCTTCGGCGTCGATGTGTACGGCATCGGCGGCGGGCTGTATTCGCCCGGCGGTTCATTGCAGCCGACGCCGATGATCGTGACCTTCGACGACGGTTCGCATGTCTTCTTTGAAAACCACGTCCACAACTACAACATCTCCGTGCCCGTCTTCGCGGGCATCCTGTTCGACAAGCCGGTGACGTCGATCACGGTATCGGGCGAGTGGGAAAACAATGGCATGTTCTTCACGAACGTGCGCTACGTGGCCGCGCCGGTACCGGAGCCGTCGACGTACGCGATGCTGTTCGGTGGACTAGTCGTGGTGAGCGCGTTTGCGCGGCGGCGCAGCAAAGCGGCGGGCTGA